In Alicyclobacillus macrosporangiidus CPP55, a single window of DNA contains:
- a CDS encoding CtsR family transcriptional regulator, producing MGNNISDIIERYLKRILQQSQSGVIEVQRSELAELFQCVPSQINYVISTRFSVDHGYIVESKRGGGGYIRIRRIDLDEHAPLVTLVRSMGSTISQREAESVIDRLLREQVVTEREAAMLRAAIRREVLNVDLPYRDELRARLMTQMLLALTAVVQRAEDDAKPQW from the coding sequence TTGGGGAACAATATTTCTGACATCATCGAACGTTACCTCAAGAGGATTTTGCAGCAGAGCCAATCCGGTGTCATCGAAGTGCAACGGAGTGAATTGGCCGAACTGTTCCAGTGCGTCCCTTCGCAGATCAACTATGTGATCAGCACCCGTTTTTCGGTCGATCACGGTTATATCGTCGAGTCCAAGCGAGGGGGCGGCGGGTACATTCGGATTCGCCGGATCGACCTCGATGAGCACGCGCCGTTGGTCACGCTCGTCCGATCCATGGGGAGCACCATCAGCCAACGTGAGGCGGAGAGCGTGATCGACCGTTTGCTTCGGGAACAGGTCGTCACCGAGCGTGAGGCGGCCATGCTGCGCGCGGCCATCCGCCGAGAAGTCCTGAATGTCGACCTGCCCTATCGCGATGAACTGCGCGCCCGGCTGATGACCCAAATGCTGCTGGCCTTGACCGCCGTGGTACAACGCGCCGAGGACGATGCCAAGCCACAGTGGTGA
- a CDS encoding protein arginine kinase, which translates to MSLGEFLQRATSPWMREGGPQDDIVLTSRVRIARNLEGIPFPQLETDSHANQVIERVAKALNSPAVRKLGDFELVRCSDLSALDRAVLVEKHLISRDLAEEARHGAVALRQDEVISIMVNEEDHLRIQCILPGMRVDEAWRLANTVDDALESELTWAFHERLGYLTACPTNVGTGIRASVMMHLPGLVISGQINRLLSAVSQVGLTVRGLYGEGSEAAGNLFQVSNQVTLGESEQEIIQNLTGVVLQLIDHERAARKALLQANREALEDRVCRSFGILAYARRMDSKETLQRLSDVRLGIDLGIIKGVSSRILQELLVMTQPAFLQKYFGQELSPGERDVRRAALIRERLRLDDTEVHG; encoded by the coding sequence ATGTCACTGGGTGAATTTCTGCAGCGCGCCACGAGTCCCTGGATGCGAGAGGGCGGCCCGCAGGACGACATCGTGCTGACCAGCCGTGTTCGTATCGCCCGCAACCTCGAGGGCATCCCGTTTCCGCAGTTGGAAACGGACAGCCACGCGAACCAGGTGATTGAACGCGTCGCCAAGGCGTTGAACAGTCCTGCGGTGCGCAAACTGGGAGATTTTGAATTGGTCCGCTGCTCAGATCTGTCCGCCCTCGACCGGGCGGTGCTGGTGGAAAAGCACCTCATCAGCCGGGACCTCGCCGAAGAGGCGCGGCACGGTGCGGTGGCGCTACGGCAGGATGAGGTCATCAGCATCATGGTGAACGAGGAAGACCATCTGCGCATCCAATGCATCCTCCCGGGGATGCGGGTCGACGAGGCGTGGCGTCTGGCCAACACGGTCGACGACGCGCTGGAGTCCGAGTTGACGTGGGCCTTTCACGAGCGGTTGGGTTATCTCACCGCCTGCCCGACCAACGTGGGGACCGGAATCCGCGCTTCGGTGATGATGCACCTGCCCGGATTGGTCATCTCCGGCCAGATCAACCGCTTGTTGTCCGCCGTGTCGCAGGTCGGCCTGACCGTCCGCGGTCTGTACGGAGAGGGCAGCGAGGCGGCCGGAAATCTGTTTCAGGTGTCGAACCAGGTGACGCTGGGGGAATCCGAGCAGGAGATCATTCAGAACCTGACCGGGGTCGTGCTGCAGCTCATCGACCACGAACGCGCTGCGCGCAAGGCGCTGTTGCAGGCGAACCGGGAGGCGCTTGAAGATCGCGTCTGCAGATCCTTCGGTATCCTGGCTTACGCACGCCGGATGGATTCCAAGGAAACCCTGCAGCGGTTGAGCGATGTCCGATTGGGCATCGATCTCGGCATCATCAAAGGGGTGTCCTCCCGCATCCTGCAGGAGCTGTTGGTCATGACGCAACCGGCTTTTCTGCAAAAGTATTTCGGACAAGAGCTGTCCCCAGGGGAACGGGACGTCCGCCGGGCGGCCCTCATCCGCGAACGGCTCAGACTGGACGATACGGAGGTGCATGGTTGA
- a CDS encoding UvrB/UvrC motif-containing protein, with protein sequence MLCQRCQQRPATVHFTQVIGGDKTEYHLCDQCAQEKGDLLSKAAQAFSFNSWNPFQFNQLLSGLLNMESSPGFASPPLTQLRCDHCGLPYSQFTKTGRFGCAHCYDSFEARLEPMLRRIQSNTTHTGKVPLRAGGQVKVKKELQRLRRELQQAVSLEQFEHAARLRDEIRRLEQQLED encoded by the coding sequence GTGCTGTGTCAACGGTGTCAACAGCGTCCGGCCACCGTCCACTTCACGCAGGTGATTGGCGGTGACAAGACCGAATACCATTTGTGTGACCAGTGCGCACAGGAGAAAGGCGATCTCTTGAGCAAGGCGGCCCAGGCGTTTTCCTTCAATAGTTGGAATCCGTTTCAATTCAACCAGTTGCTGAGCGGCTTGTTGAACATGGAATCCTCACCAGGATTCGCGAGTCCGCCGTTGACACAACTGCGCTGCGACCACTGCGGATTGCCGTACAGCCAATTCACCAAGACCGGACGCTTCGGCTGCGCGCACTGCTACGACAGTTTTGAAGCCAGGCTTGAGCCGATGCTCCGGCGGATCCAGAGCAACACGACGCACACGGGGAAAGTGCCGTTGCGTGCGGGCGGACAAGTCAAGGTGAAGAAAGAGCTGCAGCGGCTGCGGCGCGAGTTGCAGCAGGCGGTCAGCCTCGAGCAGTTTGAGCATGCCGCCCGGCTGCGCGATGAGATCCGCAGGTTGGAACAGCAGTTGGAGGATTAG